The following coding sequences lie in one Cotesia glomerata isolate CgM1 linkage group LG5, MPM_Cglom_v2.3, whole genome shotgun sequence genomic window:
- the LOC123265298 gene encoding geminin, producing MKTGGLAVAAVASENLEQDKSKKALQTLQPAATDKENLVGVSRQLKSSGPASGPVKNEMSEKTKKEAPKKDKKIKKIIFKDKACQTARGNKIKIEVEDLTSEAGPSEDYWQVLAERRRIALDDALEENKGLTERVAKLEEEKKIYKEMLDETRALVEVLQEMIGEDRSDINNSLEDTL from the exons ATGAAAACTGGAGGTTTAGCCGTAGCCGCCGTCGCTTCGGAAAATTTGGAG CAAGACAAATCTAAAAAAGCATTGCAAACTCTTCAGCCAGCAGCCACGGACAAGGAAAATCTTGTTGGAGTAAGCCGACAATTAAAATCCAGTGGCCCTGCTTCAGGTCCTGTCAAGAA tgagATGTcagaaaaaactaaaaaagagGCTCCAAAAAaagacaagaaaataaaaaaaataatattcaaagaTAAAGCTTGCCAAACTGCCAGagggaataaaataaaaatagaagttGAAGATTTGACATCTGAAG CTGGTCCAAGTGAAGACTACTGGCAAGTGCTAGCGGAAAGAAGGCGCATTGCTCTCGACGATGCTTTAGAAGAAAACAAAGGGCTAACTGAGCGCGTTGCTAAACTTGAGGAagagaagaaaatttataaagaaatgcTTGACGAAACTCGAGCCCTCGTAGAAGTCCTTcag GAAATGATTGGAGAGGATCGTAGTGACATAAATAATTCCCTGGAAGATACACTATGA
- the LOC123265287 gene encoding myb-like protein AA isoform X1: MSDIQDKSIDSEVADKISDGSLGTSDKLSPGPENESSSPQLSAETMRSLNEEISRTLDLTGTITGTGTGTTTSGTTTTTTTSTATTQDETGDLSTHPKKDEVGKTVAGECRNILPVLVEHLRSALELTSASTKRSLADEPLAPDPLHNYSQDPSTTSLSSMDFNLFGDLLVSDIKTALVRLQDTLRRVDVDALTRYSATLESNDKLRLLQLISNLVSNLKLAKLSSDEEPVAVPPVPPAPAVKKRSRGKDRHTIGVSSEELARARRWLEEKGTGVSLTSQRLSLAPQLTEPGKEDAKVERESSEKMCDKHIKDKINQQQLQNRKDNEAPASESDIGDKLEEPVNFLNINNKVASNKFTAKKFKIKRANTIDIPNYLKLQAEKSQSSSPGLRRPIDIGDRLSWNQGSVLIPSFEPKTENDRKFLALINRNNNDNNFYSNNVNNSYNYSGNSFNQPFKSFNYRQTSSIADKNWKSRFSNIKTAFDKPSPPASVDGSSRRSSISREESKHVLVGSLRLKPEPSAQKNNFGNKNGTFTHAATSPFQKINNKSINCNNSCNNDEKPTPSYYLPACASNGMLRAKLKMFDQQDTLGDPLPRVKSKANTKVNVKPEKIIKDTALNHCQNQIRNNGFRNSSYDNVKRHSGVYDSNGNITNHLININNNVINDDKKVQGQDIQKQSVAVQTNYSIELNDVENDRHESLIRSCPRQLHNPKYQSVPRTFYENENPIYVPPKPVPTSRDIDFLVDANYNNRFVDDESENSFLDDENIANQDISDDRIVTRYTSAIATVENSPISPTSVSPSGYQDGSGQPVLSDDVQRHNLLQQSLIRRLQYEPDSLIKPIQAPQIQFQPQTQIQFQNQPQIEFQPQSQFQPQPQNQFQPQIQFQTQPQSQFQPQNQFQPQIPVQFQPKIQTQLLNQNPRYSLINYTENTSPINEEPVQNGRESIEPLIESRNTLEKINIFEEKSTRRPEPLVIRPIYVPPKINIMSPSKTMPQSPKPTINPYVPSLPVKYSSPVDSSDEYLVNCATRPHRSIVLSKSESWHQLALSKNHLQVPPPAVPTHKPPRVSSKNFNGESADRNMKKMEEKVQRYFYKSEGQNKRESSSSGSGKRRSFSPRKNNLSLARSHTMPHIYDDATDVDKAFDSLFEETTRDNRH, translated from the exons ACAAATCCATCGACTCGGAGGTAGCAGACAAGATCTCGGATGGAAGTCTAGGCACCTCAGACAAATTATCTCCAGGGCCGGAAAATGAAAGCAGCTCTCCGCAATTGTCAGCAG AGACGATGAGGAGCCTGAATGAGGAGATTTCTCGGACTCTGGACTTAACAGGCACTATAACTGGAACTGGAACTGGGACGACAACCAGTGggacaacaacaacaacaacaacatcgACCGCGACGACACAAGACGAGACGGGCGATCTGTCGACACATCCAAAGAAGGACGAAGTTGGAAAAACAGTTGCCGGTGAGTGCAGGAATATATTGCCCGTATTAGTTGAGCATTTGCGCTCGGCACTCGAGCTGACATCGGCCAGTACTAAGCGGAGTCTCGCGGACGAGCCACTGGCACCAGATCCGCTCCATAATTATTCCCAGGATCCATCAACAACATCACTATCATCCATGGATTTCAATTTATTCGGAGATCTCCTGGTCTCGGACATAAAAACCGCCCTGGTGAGGCTCCAGGACACCCTGAGACGCGTCGACGTCGACGCTTTGACCAGATACAGTGCCACCCTGGAGTCCAACGACAAGCTACGGCTCCTGCAGTTGATTTCCAACCTGGTGTCCAACTTAAAACTCGCCAAATTGTCTTCTGATGAAGAACCAGTCGCTGTTCCTCCAGTTCCTCCTGCTCCAGCGGTCAAAAAAAGGTCCAGGGGCAAGGATAGGCACACAATTGGTGTCAGCAGTGAAGAACTAGCCCGAGCCAGGCGTTGGCTTGAAGAAAAAGGCACCGGAGTGAGTCTAACTTCTCAGAGACTCTCTCTTGCTCCCCAATTGACAGAACCAGGCAAAGAAGATGCAAAAGTTGAGAGAGAAAGCAGTGAAAAGATGTGCGACAAGCACATCAAGGACAAGATTAATCAGCAGCAGTTGCAAAACAGAAAGGACAATGAAGCGCCAGCTTCTGAAAGTGATATTGGTGATAAGTTAGAAGAgccggttaattttttaaatattaataacaaagtTGCCAGTAATAAGTTCACCGCTAAGAAGTTCAAGATTAAACGTGCTAATACTATTGATATTCCTAATTACTTGAAGCTTCAAGCGGAAAAATCGCAATCTTCCAGTCCGGGATTAAGAAGGCCGATTGATATTGGGGATAGGCTTTCTTGGAACCAAGGAAGTGTTTTGATTCCTTCTTTTGAACCCAAAACGGAAAACGACCGCAAGTTTTTGGCGCTTATTAAtcgtaataataatgataacaatttttatagtaataatgttaataattcttACAATTACAGTGGTAATAGTTTTAATCAACCGTTCAAGAGTTTTAATTACCGGCAAACAAGTTCGATTGCGGATAAAAACTGGAAAAGTAGgttttcaaatataaaaaccGCGTTTGACAAGCCTTCACCACCAGCTTCTGTTGACGGTTCTTCAAGAAGAAGTTCTATATCTCGAGAAGAAAGCAAACATGTTCTAGTTGGTTCATTGAGACTAAAACCAGAGCCATCTGCccaaaagaataattttgggAACAAGAATGGAACATTTACTCACGCAGCGACATCTCCGTTCCAGAAGATTAATAATAAGagtattaattgtaataatagtTGTAATAATGATGAAAAACCTACACCGTCTTATTATTTGCCGGCTTGTGCTTCTAATGGAATGCTTCGAGCCAAATTGAAGATGTTTGATCAGCAAGATACGCTGGGTGATCCGTTACCGAGGGTTAAATCCAAAGCAAATACCAAAGTAAATGTGAAaccagaaaaaataatcaaagacACTGCTTTGAATCATTGCCAAAATCAAATACGTAACAATGGATTTCGTAATTCGTCTTACGATAACGTTAAGAGACACTCTGGCGTTTACGATTCTAATGGCAATATCACTAACcatttgattaatattaataataatgtgattaatgatgataaaaagGTACAGGGTCAAGATATCCAAAAACAGAGTGTTGCAGTGCAAACAAATTATTCAATCGAATTGAATGATGTCGAAAATGATCGACATGAATCATTGATACGAAGTTGTCCCCGGCAGCTACACAATCCTAAGTACCAATCTGTGCCAAGAACGTTTTACGAGAATGAAAATCCTATATATGTACCGCCTAAACCAGTGCCAACTTCGCGagatattgattttttggttGATGCCAATTACAACAATCGGTTTGTTGATGATGAATCCGAGAATTCGTTCTTGGACGACGAAAATATCGCTAATCAGGATATTTCTGATGATAGGATTGTTACGCGTTACACAAGCGCTATTGCTACGGTAGAAAATTCTCCAATATCACCGACTTCAGTGTCGCCATCTGGGTATCAAGACGGTTCTGGGCAACCGGTTCTCAGTGATGATGTTCAGAGGCATAATTTACTTCAGCAGAGTTTGATTAGAAGGCTGCAATATGAACCAGATTCTTTGATTAAACCTATTCAAGCTCCGCAAATTCAGTTTCAACCTCAAACTCAAATTCAGTTCCAAAACCAACCTCAAATTGAGTTCCAACCTCAAAGTCAGTTCCAACCTCAACCTCAAAATCAGTTCCAACCTCAAATTCAGTTCCAAACCCAACCTCAAAGTCAGTTCCAACCTCAAAATCAGTTCCAACCACAAATTCCGGTTCAATTCCAACCAAAAATTCAAACCCAGCTCCTAAATCAAAACCCGAGGTactctttaataaattacaccGAAAATACATCCCCAATAAATGAAGAACCGGTTCAAAATGGACGTGAATCAATAGAACCACTAATAGAAAGCCGCAACAccctggaaaaaattaatatcttcgAAGAAAAATCAACCCGGCGACCAGAACCTCTAGTGATTCGTCCAATCTACGTTCCACCGAAGATAAACATCATGAGTCCATCAAAAACAATGCCTCAGAGCCCAAAACCAACCATCAATCCTTACGTACCATCGCTACCAGTAAAATATTCAAGCCCCGTGGACTCCAGCGATGAATATCTAGTAAATTGCGCGACTCGCCCGCACAGATCGATTGTTCTTTCCAAATCCGAGTCCTGGCACCAGCTGGCGCTGTCCAAGAACCACCTCCAGGTGCCGCCACCTGCTGTTCCGACCCACAAGCCACCTCGCGTCAGTTCCAAGAACTTCAACGGGGAGTCTGCTGATCGGAACATGAAGAAGATGGAAGAAAAGGTCCAGCGGTATTTCTACAAGTCTGAGGGCCAAAATAAAAGAGAGTCAAGCTCTTCGGGAAGTGGCAAGCGGAGATCTTTCTCGCCGAGAAAAAATAACCTAAGTTTGGCACGGAGTCATACCATGCCGCATATTTATGACGATGCAACTGATGTCGACAAGGCATTCGACAGTCTCTTTGAAGAAACGACGCGCGATAATCGCcattga
- the LOC123265299 gene encoding smoothelin-like yields the protein MFLITKHLKTSDQRLDHVNKKPMSPFAKFRELDRQNSSSTPSTPRTPGTPKEFTFKFTDPVVQNNAVQIKERLLSWCRAKTKEYENVQIDNFSTSWNNGLAFCALLHHFKPEAFDYDKLKPENRRKNFTLAFEKAEEIAGIVPLLDVEDMVVMRKPDWKCVFTYVQSIYRRFKDED from the exons atgtttttaattacCAAGCACTTAAAGACTTCTGATCAACGCTTGGATCATG TTAATAAGAAACCAATGTCACCGTTTGCTAAGTTCCGTGAACTTGATCGTCAAAATAGCTCCAGTACTCCgag TACACCAAGGACACCAGGAACGCCCAAAGAATTTACATTTAAGTTTACTGACCCGGTCGTTCAGAATAATGCGGTCCAGATCAAGGAACGATTGCTATCTTGGTGCCGGGCGAAGACTAAAGAGTATGAG AATGTTCAGATAGACAATTTTTCTACCAGTTGGAACAATGGTCTGGctttttgtgctcttcttcaTCATTTCAAGCCAGAAGCTTTTGATTACGACAAACTCAAGCCGGAAAATCgaaggaaaaattttactctgGCGTTTGAAAAAGCTGA agaAATAGCAGGAATAGTACCTCTTTTGGATGTCGAAGACATGGTTGTGATGCGCAAACCCGATTGGAAATGTGTTTTTACTTATGTCCAATCAATTTACCGTCGCTTTAAAGACGAAGATTAA
- the LOC123265287 gene encoding myb-like protein AA isoform X2: MRSLNEEISRTLDLTGTITGTGTGTTTSGTTTTTTTSTATTQDETGDLSTHPKKDEVGKTVAGECRNILPVLVEHLRSALELTSASTKRSLADEPLAPDPLHNYSQDPSTTSLSSMDFNLFGDLLVSDIKTALVRLQDTLRRVDVDALTRYSATLESNDKLRLLQLISNLVSNLKLAKLSSDEEPVAVPPVPPAPAVKKRSRGKDRHTIGVSSEELARARRWLEEKGTGVSLTSQRLSLAPQLTEPGKEDAKVERESSEKMCDKHIKDKINQQQLQNRKDNEAPASESDIGDKLEEPVNFLNINNKVASNKFTAKKFKIKRANTIDIPNYLKLQAEKSQSSSPGLRRPIDIGDRLSWNQGSVLIPSFEPKTENDRKFLALINRNNNDNNFYSNNVNNSYNYSGNSFNQPFKSFNYRQTSSIADKNWKSRFSNIKTAFDKPSPPASVDGSSRRSSISREESKHVLVGSLRLKPEPSAQKNNFGNKNGTFTHAATSPFQKINNKSINCNNSCNNDEKPTPSYYLPACASNGMLRAKLKMFDQQDTLGDPLPRVKSKANTKVNVKPEKIIKDTALNHCQNQIRNNGFRNSSYDNVKRHSGVYDSNGNITNHLININNNVINDDKKVQGQDIQKQSVAVQTNYSIELNDVENDRHESLIRSCPRQLHNPKYQSVPRTFYENENPIYVPPKPVPTSRDIDFLVDANYNNRFVDDESENSFLDDENIANQDISDDRIVTRYTSAIATVENSPISPTSVSPSGYQDGSGQPVLSDDVQRHNLLQQSLIRRLQYEPDSLIKPIQAPQIQFQPQTQIQFQNQPQIEFQPQSQFQPQPQNQFQPQIQFQTQPQSQFQPQNQFQPQIPVQFQPKIQTQLLNQNPRYSLINYTENTSPINEEPVQNGRESIEPLIESRNTLEKINIFEEKSTRRPEPLVIRPIYVPPKINIMSPSKTMPQSPKPTINPYVPSLPVKYSSPVDSSDEYLVNCATRPHRSIVLSKSESWHQLALSKNHLQVPPPAVPTHKPPRVSSKNFNGESADRNMKKMEEKVQRYFYKSEGQNKRESSSSGSGKRRSFSPRKNNLSLARSHTMPHIYDDATDVDKAFDSLFEETTRDNRH, encoded by the coding sequence ATGAGGAGCCTGAATGAGGAGATTTCTCGGACTCTGGACTTAACAGGCACTATAACTGGAACTGGAACTGGGACGACAACCAGTGggacaacaacaacaacaacaacatcgACCGCGACGACACAAGACGAGACGGGCGATCTGTCGACACATCCAAAGAAGGACGAAGTTGGAAAAACAGTTGCCGGTGAGTGCAGGAATATATTGCCCGTATTAGTTGAGCATTTGCGCTCGGCACTCGAGCTGACATCGGCCAGTACTAAGCGGAGTCTCGCGGACGAGCCACTGGCACCAGATCCGCTCCATAATTATTCCCAGGATCCATCAACAACATCACTATCATCCATGGATTTCAATTTATTCGGAGATCTCCTGGTCTCGGACATAAAAACCGCCCTGGTGAGGCTCCAGGACACCCTGAGACGCGTCGACGTCGACGCTTTGACCAGATACAGTGCCACCCTGGAGTCCAACGACAAGCTACGGCTCCTGCAGTTGATTTCCAACCTGGTGTCCAACTTAAAACTCGCCAAATTGTCTTCTGATGAAGAACCAGTCGCTGTTCCTCCAGTTCCTCCTGCTCCAGCGGTCAAAAAAAGGTCCAGGGGCAAGGATAGGCACACAATTGGTGTCAGCAGTGAAGAACTAGCCCGAGCCAGGCGTTGGCTTGAAGAAAAAGGCACCGGAGTGAGTCTAACTTCTCAGAGACTCTCTCTTGCTCCCCAATTGACAGAACCAGGCAAAGAAGATGCAAAAGTTGAGAGAGAAAGCAGTGAAAAGATGTGCGACAAGCACATCAAGGACAAGATTAATCAGCAGCAGTTGCAAAACAGAAAGGACAATGAAGCGCCAGCTTCTGAAAGTGATATTGGTGATAAGTTAGAAGAgccggttaattttttaaatattaataacaaagtTGCCAGTAATAAGTTCACCGCTAAGAAGTTCAAGATTAAACGTGCTAATACTATTGATATTCCTAATTACTTGAAGCTTCAAGCGGAAAAATCGCAATCTTCCAGTCCGGGATTAAGAAGGCCGATTGATATTGGGGATAGGCTTTCTTGGAACCAAGGAAGTGTTTTGATTCCTTCTTTTGAACCCAAAACGGAAAACGACCGCAAGTTTTTGGCGCTTATTAAtcgtaataataatgataacaatttttatagtaataatgttaataattcttACAATTACAGTGGTAATAGTTTTAATCAACCGTTCAAGAGTTTTAATTACCGGCAAACAAGTTCGATTGCGGATAAAAACTGGAAAAGTAGgttttcaaatataaaaaccGCGTTTGACAAGCCTTCACCACCAGCTTCTGTTGACGGTTCTTCAAGAAGAAGTTCTATATCTCGAGAAGAAAGCAAACATGTTCTAGTTGGTTCATTGAGACTAAAACCAGAGCCATCTGCccaaaagaataattttgggAACAAGAATGGAACATTTACTCACGCAGCGACATCTCCGTTCCAGAAGATTAATAATAAGagtattaattgtaataatagtTGTAATAATGATGAAAAACCTACACCGTCTTATTATTTGCCGGCTTGTGCTTCTAATGGAATGCTTCGAGCCAAATTGAAGATGTTTGATCAGCAAGATACGCTGGGTGATCCGTTACCGAGGGTTAAATCCAAAGCAAATACCAAAGTAAATGTGAAaccagaaaaaataatcaaagacACTGCTTTGAATCATTGCCAAAATCAAATACGTAACAATGGATTTCGTAATTCGTCTTACGATAACGTTAAGAGACACTCTGGCGTTTACGATTCTAATGGCAATATCACTAACcatttgattaatattaataataatgtgattaatgatgataaaaagGTACAGGGTCAAGATATCCAAAAACAGAGTGTTGCAGTGCAAACAAATTATTCAATCGAATTGAATGATGTCGAAAATGATCGACATGAATCATTGATACGAAGTTGTCCCCGGCAGCTACACAATCCTAAGTACCAATCTGTGCCAAGAACGTTTTACGAGAATGAAAATCCTATATATGTACCGCCTAAACCAGTGCCAACTTCGCGagatattgattttttggttGATGCCAATTACAACAATCGGTTTGTTGATGATGAATCCGAGAATTCGTTCTTGGACGACGAAAATATCGCTAATCAGGATATTTCTGATGATAGGATTGTTACGCGTTACACAAGCGCTATTGCTACGGTAGAAAATTCTCCAATATCACCGACTTCAGTGTCGCCATCTGGGTATCAAGACGGTTCTGGGCAACCGGTTCTCAGTGATGATGTTCAGAGGCATAATTTACTTCAGCAGAGTTTGATTAGAAGGCTGCAATATGAACCAGATTCTTTGATTAAACCTATTCAAGCTCCGCAAATTCAGTTTCAACCTCAAACTCAAATTCAGTTCCAAAACCAACCTCAAATTGAGTTCCAACCTCAAAGTCAGTTCCAACCTCAACCTCAAAATCAGTTCCAACCTCAAATTCAGTTCCAAACCCAACCTCAAAGTCAGTTCCAACCTCAAAATCAGTTCCAACCACAAATTCCGGTTCAATTCCAACCAAAAATTCAAACCCAGCTCCTAAATCAAAACCCGAGGTactctttaataaattacaccGAAAATACATCCCCAATAAATGAAGAACCGGTTCAAAATGGACGTGAATCAATAGAACCACTAATAGAAAGCCGCAACAccctggaaaaaattaatatcttcgAAGAAAAATCAACCCGGCGACCAGAACCTCTAGTGATTCGTCCAATCTACGTTCCACCGAAGATAAACATCATGAGTCCATCAAAAACAATGCCTCAGAGCCCAAAACCAACCATCAATCCTTACGTACCATCGCTACCAGTAAAATATTCAAGCCCCGTGGACTCCAGCGATGAATATCTAGTAAATTGCGCGACTCGCCCGCACAGATCGATTGTTCTTTCCAAATCCGAGTCCTGGCACCAGCTGGCGCTGTCCAAGAACCACCTCCAGGTGCCGCCACCTGCTGTTCCGACCCACAAGCCACCTCGCGTCAGTTCCAAGAACTTCAACGGGGAGTCTGCTGATCGGAACATGAAGAAGATGGAAGAAAAGGTCCAGCGGTATTTCTACAAGTCTGAGGGCCAAAATAAAAGAGAGTCAAGCTCTTCGGGAAGTGGCAAGCGGAGATCTTTCTCGCCGAGAAAAAATAACCTAAGTTTGGCACGGAGTCATACCATGCCGCATATTTATGACGATGCAACTGATGTCGACAAGGCATTCGACAGTCTCTTTGAAGAAACGACGCGCGATAATCGCcattga